The window TAAAGTCTTGGTCCCGTTAATCACGTTCGTATTATTGACTATTCCAAGAAATCTCTTGGACCCGTCACTAAGCACATCTCCGATTCCTTCAATCTACTCAACAACCTCTCGGGTTGCTGTCCCTTGATCGCGGCTTACTTGGCTCTTCGCGTTTAGCGTTTCGTTTTCGGCCGTCCCTCTCAGGAACGACGCCAATTATAGAATTTTCAGAAACATTTGCAAGGGGGTTTTTGCAGAAAAATTCGCATTTTTTTCTTATTTTCGCAAAAAACGGGAATAACACGACTCTTGCGCAGGGAGTTACCCGAGAATTCACAAACTATTCACAACTTTCTTTAAGCGTTTTTTGAAATATTGGACAAAATCGCCTCAAAAGGGCCATTTTCCATATCAATAGAAGTACAGTTCATCTGGCCGCGGAACCAGGTGAGCTGTCTTTTGGCGTAATTGCGGGTCTTTTTCTTGACTTCTGCGACAATTTTCTCCATTTCGGAGGCACTTTGCGCCTGCAAGAGCTCGCGATAGCCCAAACTTTGCCATGCCGGAGCGCTAAGCGGCACCACTTTAGAAAGTTCCCGGGCTTCTTCGACCCAGCCGTCTTTAATCATCTGGTTGACGCGGGAATCGATTCGTTTGTACAAAACATCCCTTTCTCGCTGCAACCAAAAAACAGGCACCGTCCCAATTCCGCCTTCACGTTCCTTCTGGAATTCCGAAAGTTTGCGACCCGTCGCCTTGAACACCTCAACGATACGAATCAGGCGCTGAACGTTATTCGATTCAACGCTTTGCACAAGCTCCGGGTCCATTTCCATCGCCATTTTATACAAATTATCAGCACCTTGGATTTGCGCAAACTCTTCCAACTCACGACGCACACCTTCAGGCACCGCAGGAATCTTGGGAAGTCCAAGCATCAGACTTTGCAAATAAAGCCCTGTTCCGCCGACCAAGATGTATTTCTTGTCGGGATTTTCGGCCGTCAAGTTTTTAACCTGACGGCAGAATTCCCCCGCCGAAAATGTTTCGGTAGGAGGCAAAAAATCAACCAGGTGATGCTTGACGCGCTTAAGGCTAGCCTCGTCCGGCTGCGCCGTGCCTATGGAAAAGCCTTTGTACACCTGCCTGGAATCGACACCAATGATTTCGGCATCAAACGATTCCGCAAGCCGCAGGGACAATTCCGATTTTCCGATTCCGGTCGCACCGACCAAGGCAAATAAAATAGGCATACCGGCAATTTAGTTATATTAACACCTACCATGGGAAAAATGAAACACGTTGTCGCCATAATAATCGTTTTGGCAGTCTTAATCGGAGGCTTCGTCTATCTACTGCCCAAGCTTTCCGAGTTGCCGTTACTCAACGGCATCAAGGGTATCGGACAAACGACTAAAGACACGACCGACATTCAAGCTCCGGCACAAGATACGCTCTCCTTTGAAGAAAAAATGAAACTGGCTCTAGATCCATTGGAGGTCAGCTATTCCAAGCGCAAAAAGCGCCACATCTGGACCATGGGCGGTGGAGAAACCGTCATCACCTATCTTTTACAGATGCAGCGCTTTGTGAAAAAGGCGGGCGGAAAAGTCCTTTATATGGAAGAACTCTACAACAACAACGAAGTCTTCCAGGCCGCTAGAGTAGACTTACTCAAGGACAACGGCGATTCACTGAATATCGAAATTCAGGTTTCCCGCAACGAGTTCAAGTTGGGGGCGTCTTTACTGGCAGTCGCGTTCCAAGTCACCCAACTGACCCCCGAGTTAGTAACGGCCCTAAGGAAGTTGGAATATCCCTACGACTTACTGATTCCGCCTTTTGGCCTAAGCGATGACGAATACCGCTATTTGGATAAAATCTACAACAGGAACATCACGCTTTGGCTCACGCTTGAATCCACCAAGTTGAACAAGGCTCACAACAAATTAAGACCCTTGCGCATACACCATACCGAAGAACAAATCGAAGCCGTGATTGGCGATGCCCACGCCAAATTCCCTGAAGCACGCGGCATTGTTTCGCGCTATGGCGAACAGGCCGTAGAACACCGTCAGCTGTTGCAAGCTATTTTGAAACCCGCCAAAGACCATAAGCTTTGGTTTATGGACATTTCTGCAAACAAGCGTTCTATCGTTTCGCAGACTTGTAGAGAACTCGGCATGACCTGCAAAGACGCCGTAGCCTACAACCCCGAAAACAGTTCCCTCGACGATTACACCAAGGCAAAAATCAGGGAAGCCAAGCGCAACGGGCTTGCCGTCATGATACTTCCCCTCAACGCAACTTCAATCAACAAATTAAGCGATTTGCAGGAAAAAGTAAAGAGCCAGGGTACCACGCTCATAAATTTATCTACCTTTATGAAGAAATGACAAGGAGTCTTGTATGACCGTAAAACTTGGATTTAACGTTGACCATATCGCCACCATCCGTGAAGCTCGCAAGATTTGCGAACCGGATCCGATTGCCGCTGCCGTACTTGCAGAACTTGCAGGCGCCGCAGGCATTACGATGCACTTACGCGAAGACAAGCAACACATCCAAGACCGCGACGTACAGTTGTTGCGTAGAACGGTCACCACCAAGATGAACTTGGAAATCAGCCCTGTCCAGGAAATGGTCCAGGTAGCAATTAACAACCAACCCGACACCGTGACTCTGGTTCCCGAGACTCATACGGAACTTTCCACCGAAGACGGTCTGAATGTGGCAGCCAAGGCGGGCGACCTCATCAAGCCGATTATGACCCTCAAGAACAACGACATTTCGGTAGGCGTGTTCATTGACGCCGAAACCGAACAGGTCAAGGCAGCCAAGAAGATTGGTGCCGACTTTGTCGAGTTCAATACCGGCAAGTACGCCACCAGTTGCACTCTCGGAAGCGCCGAAGAAGTAGAGCGCGAAATTTCAGCCCTCGAAGACATGACGGTGCTCGCCCGCAAGTACGGACTCAAGGTGAAGGCCGGGCGTGGCCTCAACTACCGCAACGCAGCGGCTATCGCAGCAATCGAAGGCATCGATGAAATCATTGTCGGCCACAGCATCGTAAGCAAGGCCGTCATGGTAGGCATCGACCGCGCCGTGCGCGACATGGTAGACTTGATTAAAGGCTAAGTTTTTCTAGTTCCTTTTACCAGGATCTTTCAAACAATTGATTTAGAGGGGTATCTACATGAATCGCGGCTTTACGCTCGTTGAAGTTTTGGTTGTCATTGTCATTCTTGGCATATTGTCGGCCATCGGCATTCCGAAAGTTTTCGGACAAATTGCAAAAGCCAAGGCTAGCGAAATACCTATTGCCGCTGGGTCTTACATTAAGCTCCAGGACGCACACATCGCCCACAAAAATAAAATTGGAACTTGGACCAGCATCGGTTTTATAGCTCCGGGTGGCGGTACAACCAACAACTTTCAATATTCCGGATGCATATCAGACGACATGGATTTGGAATCCAACGAAAGCATCATCGGATTCAAGGCTTCAAACCTCACGAACTTGAACGAATGTCCTGCCGGAAACGTTTGGGCAGTCTCGATGACGCCTACAGGAAGTCACGTTGACTACCAACAGATTCTTTCGAATGCATCTTGTCAGCCCCTAACTGTTTCATGGGCCGTAGGTGAAATTACCGCTTGCAGCGCCGCCGCAACAAACACCAACACCAATAACGGTAAAGGACAGAAACAAGACTAATAGTCCTTATACTCCACATTCTGAAGTACAAGTCCTTGGGGCGGCGCCCACGTGCGTTCGCCCTTGAATTTTTTCTCGAAAATAGTCTGCACCGTTCCAAGAGGAAGCTTGCCGCGGCCCACATCAAACAAGGTCCCCACCATGGCTCGCACCTGGCGGTGCAAGAAACGGTTTCCCTTGATATGGAACATGCAACTCCAGTCGTTCAGGCGTTCTAGCCTGAATTCCGTAAGGATACAGTCCGTCGGCTTGCCGTCGTTTCGGGGAATACAGAAATCAATAAAGTCATGATGTCCCAAGAAGGATTCCGCCTCCTTGGCCATAGCATCTAGATCGAGATTCAAAGAACCGCACTCCCAGCCAAAGTCGCGCAACAAGGCCACGGGACGAGTATAAATGGTATACTGGTAATACCGGTTCAAGGCGTCGTAACGCGAATGGAAATCGGCCGCACAGGGTTCAAGATCGCGAATACGAATAAGTCTTTGAGTAAGACCGTTGATTGAACGGACCAACTTTCCGCAATCAATTTCACCGTCATAATCAAAATGCACACACTGGCCACGGGCATGCACTCCTGTATCGGTACGGCCGGACCCGGTAATACGCACCGGCACACGCAGTGCAACCGCAAAAGCCTCTTCGAGAGCAGACTGAACTGTAACGAATTTGGTCTTTCCGCCTTCGTTCTGGGCTTGCCAGCCATAAAAAGCCGACCCCAGGTATTCACAGCGGAATCGATAACGCATTAGCCCATGGCTTCCTTGATGACCGTTTCAACCTTTTCCTGAGAAATCTTCAGGCTGGAGGCTATAGCCGAGGCCGGGAAGCCACGACGGGACATCTGGAGAATCTTCACCTTTTCGTTGGACTCACGATCAAAGCGCGTGATTTCAAGCGGGCTTTTAAGGTTCGGGTCGCCCGTAAGGTTACGGCTCTGGGCACGCAGCTTCATGGTGCGTTCACGGGAAAGTCCGCGGGGAGCGCGCAACACATCGGAAAGGTTCTGCATGGCAGAAGTAATCCGTTCCTTGGCCGTAGGCCTGAGTGCAGGCTTGCTATCGGGAGTACCCGTCAAAATCTTGTTTTCGGGAACGCCATTTTCGTCTTCGAATTCCACCTTAGGGTTTTCGTCAGAAGGCGATTGCTTGGCTGCAGCGGCCTGAGCCATCGTTTCACGTTTCTGTGCCGCATATTCTTCGGCATCGGCAATAATGGAACGTTTTTCGCGGCGAGGACGAGGCGGAATGGTCGCGTCATCGAGAATTGCCTTAGGTTCCTTGAACCGTTCGGCCTTAATGGCTTCCATTCGGCGGGTAATGATTTCCTGACGCTTCCTGAGAACCAGGACCAGGATCGCCACGCAAACACCGATAGCCAAAATTCCACCCACAATCCACTTGACAATATCGGAGGTACTAGAGGGAGATTCGGCCGAAGCCCCATCTGCAGATTCCATTGCGGGAGCGACACGCATAGAGGAAAGCACTTCCCAAGCGGAGTCCAATTGCAAACGAATCGTTACCTGCTGATCGGGGTTAGCCTTCGCGTTCCAAAGCGCATGTTCCAGAGAATCAATTTTAGAGCGTGCTGTCAGATAGGCGTCGGCATCAAAGGAGTTCCGGGAACCGGAGAAATCCATCAACAGATATACAGCCAAAGCGGAAGCCAAGACGAGCAACACGACGGGAGCTAAAAATTTTTTCATAGCCTAAAAATAGTAAAAAAATGAAAATATGCCCAACGGGACTCGTTGAGAATGTTGAAGATTTCACAACGCTTTTCAAGAAAGATCGGCCAGCCACCCCTTTTTTCAAGCCATCCTTTTCTATCTTTGTACTCAAGAACTCTTTGTTCTCCTCCTAACCCCCAAAAAGCTCAGCTGACGCAAGTCAGCTGAGTTTTTTTCATAAAAGAAATCTGCAAAGCCCAGGACTTTGCAGATGAATTAACAAAAAAATCACTTAGGAACCTTGTTCTAATGCTTTTTGCCTAAAGCATCGGCGAGAATCACGCGGTTTGCTCCGGATTGGATTGCCATCTGCATGGATTCGCCGGCGGCCATCAGCAAACCACGGGCATCGCCTGCATGGACAGGCATTACGGCAACGCCAATGCTGAGGGTGGTTTCGAGAATCGTCTCGCCGTAGGCAATCTTGAGCTGGGAAATCTCATGACGGATACGTTCTGCGCGGTCCCTCGTAATCTTGAGGTCGGCACCCGGCAGAATCACGCAGAACACTTCGCCCTCGTAGCGGCACGGGATGTCTTCGTTGCGAACGTAGCCCGGCAGACGCTGTCCCAGTTCCCACAGGAGCTGTTCCACCGCATGGCGGCCACGCTGATCCTGAATCTGGCTCACGGCATCCGGATAAAGCATAATCAGACCGATAGGCGAACGATGTCTGGTCGCAGCCGACACTTCACGAACCAGGGATTCTTCCATGTAGCGGCGATTGAAAAGCCCCGTCAGGCTATCACGAATGCTGTGCTGTCTATAGCGAGCGCTCAGGTTCTGGTTGGCGACATAAAGTCCTAGCGTAGTAGCCACGGCGCTCACCTTGGCATGCCAGTCATCCATAGACTCGTTATCGGGCAAAACATCGGTCTGCAAAGAGAAAATACCGAAATGTTCTTCGCTACCTTCAATAGGAGCGCAGAAAGAGACTCCATGGGGATGAAGGTGTAAATGAGTACAGCCACCATTCACGCTCGGATTCGAATAATCCGTAATGACAATGTCACCGGCATCAAAACTGGCACATTCCACCGGGCGGATGACATCGTCGCTAATGACCGTTTCACCAAAAGAGAGCACCTTGTGCAGGTCCGTCTGGGTTCCGGCATACATGTACAAAATTCCAGAAGCGTTGGGGAACAGCTGCGGAAGTACCTGTTCAAGGGCCTTGATTACCTCGGGAACAGGACGGTCCTTCAAGAGACAGCGCGTATACTTTTTCCAGGCATCCAACGGGAACTTGACACAAATTTCGTCAACTTTTTTGGCTAGAGCTTCCTTGGAAGATATTGCTCCCGTCGGGAGAGGCATGTCTTCAGGTTCAGGCTGTGCGGCAAGGGGATCGGGAATTGTCGCCGGAAGTTCCGAAGTCATGGACAACTTGGAATCCTTGATGGAGTAAAGAGCTTCGTTAAAGTCTTCTTCGGCAATGTCAAGTTTTCGCTTGCACACATTGTAGAGAACCAGACCAAGGACTGCGCCCCAAGCCCCGATAAAGACGAACTTGCCTCCAACGGGAACCGTCGTTTCGGGCACAAAGAATGCGACGACGACACCCGCGACAAACGTAACCAACCAAAAGAAATATGTTAGCATGCTCATGTTCTTAAATGTAATTAAAAGGACGCCTTTGGCGCAATTAACTATTTCTAGTTTCTAGTATTTTTTTACTACAAAATGCTGATTACACAAGCTTTTCGAGTAACTTGGAACTCAGAACTAGCAACTCAACCTATTTAAGGCTCTATTTTCTACATTTTGACCTATGACCATCCTCGAAAAAATAGCTCTTGCCCTCCCCGCCGTCGAAAGTCCTGCTAGATACATGGGCGGCGAAGCCAACAGTGTCGTCAAAGACCACAGCCAGATGCTTTGCAACATGGCCTTCGTGTTCCCCGACAAGTACGAAATCGGCATGAGTAATAACGGAATCCGCATTCTGTACCATGTGATCAACCGTGAGCCGGACTTGCTGTGCGAAGTCTCTTTTGCCCCGTGGGAAGACATGGCGAAAGAAATGGAAAAATACGATATTCCGCTGTACAGCTACGCAAGCTACACGCCGGTACGCGATTTCGAGGTGGTGGGCATGACGCTCCAGACGGAGCTCAATTTTACGAACGTCCCCTACGTACTTGACATCGCCCGCATTCCCGTGTGGCAGAAAGACCGCAAGGAAGAAGACCCGATTATTGTGGCTGGCGGCCCCGCCATGGCAAACCCCGAACCGGTTGCCGACTTCTTTGACGCCTTCATGATCGGCGATGGTGAAGACATGATTGTGAAGTTTTTGCGTTGCGTTGGCGAAGGCCGAAAGGCGAAACTCCCCCGCGCAAAGATTCTAGAGAATTTGTCTGAAATCGACGGCGTGTACGTACCGAGCCTACGTCCCGTCATCACCAACGAATTTGGCGACATCGTTCCGGCTGAACCCGCCAAGGGCAGCTACCAGAATACCAACGGCGTTCGCAGGCAGTTCATTCCGGTGATGGACCCGAAGAACTACCCCATCAAGAACCTGATTGCAAACATGCAGTTGGTGCATAACCGATTCAGCGTAGAAGTCATGCGCGGTTGCGCCCAGAGTTGTAGGTTCTGCCAGGCAGGAATCTGGTACAGACCTTGCCGCGAGCTCGACCCCGATGATGTTTTGGATATCGCCAAGGCTGGCATCAAGGCGACCGGCGAACGCGAACTGGGACTCCTTTCGCTCTCCACCGCCGACTACAAGCCCGTGGAAGGTCTCACCGACTCCATTATCGATGACCCGTTCTTCGACACCGTGGACGTGAGCCTCCCGAGTATCCGCGTGAATGCCTTCGGTGAAACGCTCGCCCAGAAGATTTCAGCCCTCAAGGGCGGCCGCAGCGCGACCTTCGCTCCCGAAACAGGCTCCGAACGAATCCGCAAGATGATTAACAAGACCATCAGCGACCAGGACATGTACAACGCCGCCGAGCACGCCTTCAGTAGCGGATTCAACAAAATTAAGTTGTACACAATGATCGGTTTCCCGACAGAAAATGAGCAGGACATGGAAGCGTTCTGCAACCTAATCGAGAACCTCGTGAAAATCGGTCGCAAGTACCTGCGCGGATGCCAGATAGCCGTAAGCATGGGCATTCTGATTCCGAAGTCGTTTACGGGCCTGCAATGGGCGCCCTTCATGGACAAGGAAACCGCCCTCAAGCACATCCGTTATGTGCGCGAACGCTTCTTCCGTCACCCGAACGTGAAGGTCAACTGGGCCGGCTGGGAAACGAGTTTCCTCGAAGCCATTTACAGCCGCGGCGACCGCAGACTCGGTCCCGTGATTTATGCCGCCTACAAGAAGGGAATCATTTTCGAAAGCGACTCCTACCGTTTTGACTTCGAAAAATGGCAGCAAGTCTGGGAAGAATGCAACTACGACACCAGCTGGGTGTACCGCACGCGAGAAAAAGACGAAGTATTTCCCTGGGATTTCATTCACGCAGGAACCAGCAAGCAGTACCTGCGTGGCGAATGGGAAAAGGCCTTCAAGGAAGATTCCGCCCCGGTGCCGAACTGCAAATGGGGCGACTGCCAGAAATGCGGCATCCCCGGCTTTGGCGCTGAAATCAAACTCGCGGACGACCCGGTGCGCCACAAGGCCCCGAGCCGTACGCCCGAAGAAATCAAGAAACTTGTCGCCGAACGCCGCCCCACGCAAAAGAGCTGTCACAGCTACAAGATTACCTTCAAAAAAACTGGCCTCAGCCGATTCCTGCCGCACCAGAACATGCTCAGCTTCTTCGAGCGCACCTTCCTTTGCGCAGGAATCCCTATCAAGTTCAGCGAAGGCTTCAGCCCGAAGCCACGCATTTCGAACATGGGCGCACTCCCCTTGGGTCTTGAAACTTATTGCGAAGTCATCAGCGTTGATTTGCTGCAGCCGCTTGATATTTCCAAGGAAAACTTGCCGAAGATCATGGCCGAACTTTCGAGACCGTTCCCGCGCGGTATGGAAATCGTGAACATTGAGCCGCTCAAGGAAAAGCTGTCGAAGCACATGCCGACGGCGATGATTTATTCATTCACGCCCGAACAAATGCCCGAAGGCATCATGGAAAAGTTCGAAAAGAAGACGCTCCCCGTGGTATTAAATCACCGCGGCCAGGAAATCAATTTGAACGAACACTTGCTCGGAATCCAGATTGCAGGCGGCGCCATCATCACCAAGGTGAAATGCAATAACATGGGCACGACCGTGAGCCCGTTCAACATTTATGCAGCCTTGATGGGCGTGGAATTCGACCCGAAAAAACTTGACGAAAGCTCCCGCCGCTACCTCATCAAGAAAATCGCAATGGAATTTTAAAGGATTCCACTGAGTTTAGCGGTTCGGTCTTTATTCTGCAGGTAGGATGATTTCAATGTGGCGGGTACTCACGTTCAGGAAGTGAGTACGGAACAGGTCCTTTTCGCTCCTGTCACTCACGCGCACCTGCGTCACAGCGATAAAGTCCTTGTTTTCGCGGATGTAGTCCGTGAGACGTTCATCGCGGAGCGTATCGATTTCGCCCGTGATGATAAAGCTGTCGGTCCAAATTTTTACTAGCATGTTATAAATATAAAGTTTTTTTTGTTTGCAAGTAGAAAAAAAGCGTTTTTTTGTTGCTTTTTGGCATTTTGAGTGTATTTTAGGGATATAATACAGATGTTGGCGTACCCAACCAAGGAGTTTACCATGGCAACGAAAAAGGCAATCAAACTGACCCCCGGCAAAATGATTTACCACAATCTGGAATTTATCGATAGCGATGTCGGGCGCCCGATCAGAATTCTTTCCGAATTCATGGGTCCTTACCAGATTTTTGCGCAAGAAGGTATCAAGAACACCATCGTGTTCTTCGGTTCCGCCCGCATACTCCCCATGGCCGAACTCAAGAAACGCCAAAAGAGCTGCAAAAACAAGACCGAACTTGCGCGACTCAAACGACTGGAAGCCGTCGCCGAATACTATGACGCCGCACGCGAACTGGGCGCAAAACTCGGCCGCTGGGCAAACAAGCAACACGACCACGGTTTTGCGGTGATGACCGGTGGCGGTCCGGGCATTATGGAAGCGGGCAACCGTGGCGCAAACGACGTAGGAACCTCTTCGATCGGTTTAAACATCAAGCTTCCCTTTGAGCAGCACCCGAACCCCTACATCGATGACGATCTGAACCTGCAATTCCGTTACTTCTTTATCCGTAAGTACTGGTTCATGAAGATGGCAAGAGCACTCGTCGTATTCCCAGGAGGCTTCGGAACGCTCGACGAAATGTTTGAACTCCTGACGCTGATTCAGACTAAAAAATACGGCGACAAGATGCCCGTCGTGATTTACGGCAGCAAATACTGGAACAAAGTCATCAACTGGAACTACATCGCCGACACAGGAATGATCGACAAGGAAGACCTCAAGTTGTTCCATTTCTGCGACACCGTTGAAGATGCTTACAATGTCATTACGACGGCACTCGAAAAAACGATGGAATAAATAAACAAGCTACTTATATGCAAGGTGTCGCTCGGCGGCACCTTGTTTTGTTTTGGGGATTAGCTAAATTTGGGGCATGATTCGAAACATTCTGGCAGAAACTTTAGATCGAGTATCTAGAAATTTGGCTCTCCGCCCGAACTACACCATGGAAGAATACCAGCGGTGGTTCGACCAGAATCCCGAATACATGCACAACGGTGCCATGCAGCACATTCAACTGATAGAGCCCCTGACACTCGAAGGCACCAACAACCTGTACCGCGCCCAGTACTGGCTGGAACACCCGAACGACCCCAGCCGCTACGTGGAACAAGAAATTGTCGTCAAAATTTGCAAGTTCTGGGCAAGCCCCGGCAAGAACAGGCTCCACCGCCTGAACAGCCTCTTAAGCGCGTTCCAAGATGAAATCCGCATCAACAACCTGATTCACGCCACCAATATCGAAGGCGTGGTCCAGAGCATGGGCGGCGGCATTGCCGGCAGACACCCTTACCTCAAGATGGAGTTTATTAAGGGTTGCTCTCTGGATAGGCTATTCAAGAAAGAACTAAGTGACGACGAAATTTTGCACCGAGTCGCCCAACTCGCCTACCTGGCCAACACGATTAGCCAGCTGCATTACTACCAGGTGGTCCACAAGGATTTAAAGCCCAAGAACCTTTTGCTTTGCCAGAATCCGCAGCACAAGAACAATCACAAGATTCTCGTGTGCGACTTCGGTTACGCCCAGGCGAAAATGCGCGACACAATCACTGAATACGGTGGTCAAATGACG of the Fibrobacter sp. UWB15 genome contains:
- the miaA gene encoding tRNA (adenosine(37)-N6)-dimethylallyltransferase MiaA: MPILFALVGATGIGKSELSLRLAESFDAEIIGVDSRQVYKGFSIGTAQPDEASLKRVKHHLVDFLPPTETFSAGEFCRQVKNLTAENPDKKYILVGGTGLYLQSLMLGLPKIPAVPEGVRRELEEFAQIQGADNLYKMAMEMDPELVQSVESNNVQRLIRIVEVFKATGRKLSEFQKEREGGIGTVPVFWLQRERDVLYKRIDSRVNQMIKDGWVEEARELSKVVPLSAPAWQSLGYRELLQAQSASEMEKIVAEVKKKTRNYAKRQLTWFRGQMNCTSIDMENGPFEAILSNISKNA
- a CDS encoding divergent polysaccharide deacetylase family protein; translation: MGKMKHVVAIIIVLAVLIGGFVYLLPKLSELPLLNGIKGIGQTTKDTTDIQAPAQDTLSFEEKMKLALDPLEVSYSKRKKRHIWTMGGGETVITYLLQMQRFVKKAGGKVLYMEELYNNNEVFQAARVDLLKDNGDSLNIEIQVSRNEFKLGASLLAVAFQVTQLTPELVTALRKLEYPYDLLIPPFGLSDDEYRYLDKIYNRNITLWLTLESTKLNKAHNKLRPLRIHHTEEQIEAVIGDAHAKFPEARGIVSRYGEQAVEHRQLLQAILKPAKDHKLWFMDISANKRSIVSQTCRELGMTCKDAVAYNPENSSLDDYTKAKIREAKRNGLAVMILPLNATSINKLSDLQEKVKSQGTTLINLSTFMKK
- a CDS encoding pyridoxine 5'-phosphate synthase encodes the protein MTVKLGFNVDHIATIREARKICEPDPIAAAVLAELAGAAGITMHLREDKQHIQDRDVQLLRRTVTTKMNLEISPVQEMVQVAINNQPDTVTLVPETHTELSTEDGLNVAAKAGDLIKPIMTLKNNDISVGVFIDAETEQVKAAKKIGADFVEFNTGKYATSCTLGSAEEVEREISALEDMTVLARKYGLKVKAGRGLNYRNAAAIAAIEGIDEIIVGHSIVSKAVMVGIDRAVRDMVDLIKG
- a CDS encoding prepilin-type N-terminal cleavage/methylation domain-containing protein, with amino-acid sequence MNRGFTLVEVLVVIVILGILSAIGIPKVFGQIAKAKASEIPIAAGSYIKLQDAHIAHKNKIGTWTSIGFIAPGGGTTNNFQYSGCISDDMDLESNESIIGFKASNLTNLNECPAGNVWAVSMTPTGSHVDYQQILSNASCQPLTVSWAVGEITACSAAATNTNTNNGKGQKQD
- the truA gene encoding tRNA pseudouridine(38-40) synthase TruA; the protein is MRYRFRCEYLGSAFYGWQAQNEGGKTKFVTVQSALEEAFAVALRVPVRITGSGRTDTGVHARGQCVHFDYDGEIDCGKLVRSINGLTQRLIRIRDLEPCAADFHSRYDALNRYYQYTIYTRPVALLRDFGWECGSLNLDLDAMAKEAESFLGHHDFIDFCIPRNDGKPTDCILTEFRLERLNDWSCMFHIKGNRFLHRQVRAMVGTLFDVGRGKLPLGTVQTIFEKKFKGERTWAPPQGLVLQNVEYKDY
- a CDS encoding GGDEF domain-containing protein codes for the protein MSMLTYFFWLVTFVAGVVVAFFVPETTVPVGGKFVFIGAWGAVLGLVLYNVCKRKLDIAEEDFNEALYSIKDSKLSMTSELPATIPDPLAAQPEPEDMPLPTGAISSKEALAKKVDEICVKFPLDAWKKYTRCLLKDRPVPEVIKALEQVLPQLFPNASGILYMYAGTQTDLHKVLSFGETVISDDVIRPVECASFDAGDIVITDYSNPSVNGGCTHLHLHPHGVSFCAPIEGSEEHFGIFSLQTDVLPDNESMDDWHAKVSAVATTLGLYVANQNLSARYRQHSIRDSLTGLFNRRYMEESLVREVSAATRHRSPIGLIMLYPDAVSQIQDQRGRHAVEQLLWELGQRLPGYVRNEDIPCRYEGEVFCVILPGADLKITRDRAERIRHEISQLKIAYGETILETTLSIGVAVMPVHAGDARGLLMAAGESMQMAIQSGANRVILADALGKKH
- a CDS encoding TIGR03960 family B12-binding radical SAM protein; this encodes MTILEKIALALPAVESPARYMGGEANSVVKDHSQMLCNMAFVFPDKYEIGMSNNGIRILYHVINREPDLLCEVSFAPWEDMAKEMEKYDIPLYSYASYTPVRDFEVVGMTLQTELNFTNVPYVLDIARIPVWQKDRKEEDPIIVAGGPAMANPEPVADFFDAFMIGDGEDMIVKFLRCVGEGRKAKLPRAKILENLSEIDGVYVPSLRPVITNEFGDIVPAEPAKGSYQNTNGVRRQFIPVMDPKNYPIKNLIANMQLVHNRFSVEVMRGCAQSCRFCQAGIWYRPCRELDPDDVLDIAKAGIKATGERELGLLSLSTADYKPVEGLTDSIIDDPFFDTVDVSLPSIRVNAFGETLAQKISALKGGRSATFAPETGSERIRKMINKTISDQDMYNAAEHAFSSGFNKIKLYTMIGFPTENEQDMEAFCNLIENLVKIGRKYLRGCQIAVSMGILIPKSFTGLQWAPFMDKETALKHIRYVRERFFRHPNVKVNWAGWETSFLEAIYSRGDRRLGPVIYAAYKKGIIFESDSYRFDFEKWQQVWEECNYDTSWVYRTREKDEVFPWDFIHAGTSKQYLRGEWEKAFKEDSAPVPNCKWGDCQKCGIPGFGAEIKLADDPVRHKAPSRTPEEIKKLVAERRPTQKSCHSYKITFKKTGLSRFLPHQNMLSFFERTFLCAGIPIKFSEGFSPKPRISNMGALPLGLETYCEVISVDLLQPLDISKENLPKIMAELSRPFPRGMEIVNIEPLKEKLSKHMPTAMIYSFTPEQMPEGIMEKFEKKTLPVVLNHRGQEINLNEHLLGIQIAGGAIITKVKCNNMGTTVSPFNIYAALMGVEFDPKKLDESSRRYLIKKIAMEF
- a CDS encoding TIGR00730 family Rossman fold protein: MATKKAIKLTPGKMIYHNLEFIDSDVGRPIRILSEFMGPYQIFAQEGIKNTIVFFGSARILPMAELKKRQKSCKNKTELARLKRLEAVAEYYDAARELGAKLGRWANKQHDHGFAVMTGGGPGIMEAGNRGANDVGTSSIGLNIKLPFEQHPNPYIDDDLNLQFRYFFIRKYWFMKMARALVVFPGGFGTLDEMFELLTLIQTKKYGDKMPVVIYGSKYWNKVINWNYIADTGMIDKEDLKLFHFCDTVEDAYNVITTALEKTME
- a CDS encoding protein kinase, with the translated sequence MIRNILAETLDRVSRNLALRPNYTMEEYQRWFDQNPEYMHNGAMQHIQLIEPLTLEGTNNLYRAQYWLEHPNDPSRYVEQEIVVKICKFWASPGKNRLHRLNSLLSAFQDEIRINNLIHATNIEGVVQSMGGGIAGRHPYLKMEFIKGCSLDRLFKKELSDDEILHRVAQLAYLANTISQLHYYQVVHKDLKPKNLLLCQNPQHKNNHKILVCDFGYAQAKMRDTITEYGGQMTPCYSAPEQAIMGENLSASVDYFSFGIIVHEYLTGEKLFPHAMDIFIEDGYRITDRYLEYLKTGRENRFSDPRFPELAQWIDNLTIFDSFERMQSCPNLFDIAHKLRERVNAQGYRDVNTDFLWNQLREYNRF